From Frankiaceae bacterium, the proteins below share one genomic window:
- a CDS encoding ROK family protein, with product MPARGNVLALDIGGTKLAAAVVDRGGRVSAAARVPTPHGRRLDGETLWKTVVALLDRFTTGIGARSFAGVGVGCGGPMTWPDGHVSPLNIPAWRDFPLRDRLREMFPDIPVRVHNDAVCVAVGEHWRGAGRGNANVLGMVVSTGVGGGLVLGGHLVDGYSGNAGHIGHVVVDPEGPECECGGRGCLEAIARGPAVAAWARANGWGHPKGTARDVADDAARGHAVAREALARAGSALGVAIASATHLLDVEVVSIGGGLSQAGPMIFDPLEETFRRHARMDWARKVRVVPAALGQEAGLVGAAALVLSGSRYWNAD from the coding sequence GTGCCGGCCCGCGGCAACGTCCTCGCGCTCGACATCGGCGGCACCAAGCTCGCCGCCGCCGTGGTCGACCGCGGCGGCCGCGTCTCCGCCGCCGCGCGGGTGCCGACGCCGCACGGCCGCAGGCTCGACGGCGAGACGTTGTGGAAGACCGTGGTGGCCCTGCTCGACAGGTTCACGACGGGCATCGGCGCGCGGTCGTTCGCCGGGGTGGGGGTCGGCTGCGGCGGCCCGATGACCTGGCCCGACGGCCACGTGTCGCCGCTGAACATCCCCGCCTGGCGCGACTTCCCGTTGCGTGACCGGCTCCGGGAGATGTTCCCGGACATCCCCGTACGCGTGCACAACGACGCCGTCTGCGTCGCCGTCGGCGAGCACTGGCGCGGCGCCGGTCGCGGCAACGCGAACGTCCTCGGCATGGTCGTCTCCACCGGTGTCGGCGGCGGGCTCGTCCTCGGCGGTCACCTCGTCGACGGCTACAGCGGCAACGCGGGCCACATCGGCCATGTCGTCGTGGACCCCGAGGGGCCCGAGTGCGAGTGCGGCGGCCGCGGCTGCCTGGAGGCGATCGCGCGCGGCCCCGCGGTCGCGGCGTGGGCGCGCGCGAACGGCTGGGGGCATCCGAAGGGCACCGCCCGCGACGTCGCCGACGACGCCGCCCGCGGGCACGCCGTCGCGCGCGAGGCGCTGGCCCGCGCGGGCAGCGCGCTCGGCGTCGCGATCGCGTCGGCCACGCACCTGCTCGACGTCGAGGTCGTGTCGATCGGCGGCGGCCTGTCGCAGGCCGGGCCGATGATCTTCGACCCGCTGGAGGAGACGTTCCGGCGGCACGCGCGGATGGACTGGGCGCGCAAGGTGCGCGTCGTCCCCGCCGCGCTCGGCCAGGAGGCGGGGCTGGTCGGCGCGGCCGCGCTCGTGCTGTCCGGAAGCCGCTACTGGAACGCCGACTGA
- a CDS encoding FIST N-terminal domain-containing protein has protein sequence MGRFGDGLAADADLVVAAERATAQALASLGGIEPTLVCAFACGPDPASVEDAFARVSAMAGGATTLGCSAGGVIGDERAVEASSAVSVWAAVLPRTTIRTFHLEVMRTPESLAVVGLPENAAESDLCLLLADPYSFPADGFVSRFNDTAAGLPVAGGLASGMLGPGGSRLLVDGRVVDRGAVGALLRGPVGATTVVSQGCRPIGPTMVVTKAEGNVILELAGVPAVKKLEEIVAELPADEQALASRGLQIGVAMDEYVEVHDRGDFLIRGVLGVDDSRDGLVVGDLVEVGRTVRFQVRDAQAADEDLRALLAGPALLGGPGLVEGALLFSCNGRGANLFPSADHDPKLVAEHFAHAPVAGFFAAGEIGPVGGRNYLHGFTASIVAFGSQ, from the coding sequence ATGGGACGGTTCGGTGACGGGCTCGCCGCGGACGCTGACCTCGTCGTCGCGGCGGAGCGGGCGACGGCGCAGGCGCTCGCGTCCCTCGGCGGGATCGAGCCGACGCTGGTCTGCGCCTTCGCGTGCGGGCCTGACCCGGCGTCCGTGGAGGACGCGTTCGCGCGCGTGTCGGCGATGGCCGGCGGCGCGACGACGCTCGGCTGCTCGGCCGGTGGTGTCATCGGCGACGAACGCGCCGTCGAGGCCAGCAGCGCCGTCAGCGTCTGGGCGGCGGTGCTGCCGCGGACGACGATCCGGACGTTCCACCTCGAGGTCATGCGCACGCCGGAGAGCCTCGCCGTCGTCGGCCTCCCCGAGAACGCCGCCGAGAGCGACCTCTGCCTGCTGCTCGCCGACCCGTACTCGTTCCCGGCGGACGGGTTCGTCTCGCGCTTCAACGACACCGCCGCCGGCCTGCCCGTCGCCGGCGGCCTCGCCAGCGGGATGCTCGGGCCTGGCGGCTCGCGGCTGCTCGTGGACGGCCGCGTGGTCGACCGCGGCGCGGTCGGCGCGCTGCTGCGCGGCCCCGTCGGCGCGACGACGGTCGTCTCGCAGGGGTGCCGGCCGATCGGCCCGACGATGGTCGTGACCAAGGCCGAGGGCAACGTCATCCTCGAGCTCGCCGGCGTGCCAGCGGTGAAGAAACTCGAGGAGATCGTCGCCGAGCTGCCCGCCGACGAGCAGGCGCTCGCGTCGCGCGGCCTGCAGATCGGCGTGGCGATGGACGAGTACGTCGAGGTGCACGACCGCGGCGACTTCCTCATCCGCGGCGTGCTCGGCGTCGACGACTCCCGCGACGGGCTGGTCGTCGGCGACCTCGTGGAGGTCGGCCGTACGGTGCGCTTCCAGGTCCGCGACGCGCAGGCCGCCGACGAGGACCTGCGCGCGCTGCTCGCCGGGCCCGCGCTGCTGGGCGGGCCCGGTCTGGTCGAGGGCGCGCTGCTGTTCTCCTGCAACGGCCGTGGCGCCAACCTCTTCCCCTCCGCCGACCACGACCCCAAGCTCGTCGCCGAGCACTTCGCGCACGCGCCGGTCGCGGGGTTCTTCGCGGCCGGTGAGATCGGGCCGGTCGGCGGGCGCAACTACCTGCACGGCTTCACGGCCAGCATCGTCGCGTTCGGGTCGCAGTAG